A region from the bacterium genome encodes:
- a CDS encoding class A beta-lactamase-related serine hydrolase, which translates to MTIACMLLAGLLVTVAAGAQSPQIPDYCQYDAKLSTQLAAVVRDLGLEGPFDTEDGPELISLAVADLAGKKTHLGGVYMDNFIYPASIYKMYVAAEILDQISKGRLDLATPHIVRDINAVDRSKEWTLDPRPLLQGGDTVTVRYLLDLMITRSDNSAANCLIDLASRNSIDSLMHRYNWYGSEVTRKFLKRPFEDPGYEKIRGTETCALHAADFLCRIARRQLVSPWVSMQLLCLMGGQLDTSKLAAGLPSQAMFYHKTGWYSNWTHDVGIVDDGRHRYVIACFLPLPEKIASEKLRLLAARIHTLMTNR; encoded by the coding sequence ATGACCATAGCCTGCATGCTCCTGGCCGGCCTGCTTGTGACCGTGGCAGCTGGAGCCCAATCCCCACAGATCCCCGATTACTGTCAATACGATGCCAAATTGTCGACGCAACTCGCCGCTGTGGTTCGGGATCTTGGCCTGGAAGGCCCCTTCGATACCGAAGATGGCCCTGAACTGATTTCACTCGCGGTTGCGGATCTTGCCGGAAAAAAAACGCACCTCGGCGGGGTGTACATGGACAATTTCATCTACCCCGCCTCGATCTACAAGATGTATGTCGCTGCGGAGATCCTCGATCAGATCAGCAAAGGGCGGCTCGATCTGGCGACGCCGCACATCGTCCGGGATATCAACGCCGTCGACCGCTCAAAAGAGTGGACCCTCGATCCGCGGCCGCTGTTGCAGGGCGGCGATACCGTGACCGTGCGATACCTCCTCGACCTGATGATCACCCGCAGTGATAATTCGGCCGCCAACTGCCTCATCGACCTGGCCAGCCGTAATAGCATTGACTCCCTGATGCACCGCTACAACTGGTATGGCAGCGAGGTCACGCGCAAATTCCTGAAACGGCCATTCGAGGACCCCGGTTATGAGAAGATTCGCGGCACAGAAACCTGCGCCCTGCATGCCGCTGATTTCCTCTGCCGGATCGCCCGGCGCCAGTTGGTCTCGCCCTGGGTCAGCATGCAACTGCTCTGTCTCATGGGCGGGCAGCTCGATACTTCCAAGCTCGCCGCCGGGCTGCCGTCGCAGGCGATGTTCTACCACAAGACCGGCTGGTACAGCAACTGGACGCACGATGTCGGGATTGTTGATGACGGCCGCCATCGGTATGTCATCGCCTGTTTTCTCCCCCTGCCCGAAAAGATAGCCAGCGAGAAGCTTCGGCTGCTGGCGGCCAGGATTCACACGCTGATGACCAACCGTTAG